The window TGCAGTTCTTGTTACAATTCACTAAAAGcctatttattttctattgaaCAGCAGAAGTGAGCATTTAAAATACAGACTCCTTTTATGAGCTATCAGTCTAAATGTCCCAAAATTTACCACTGAGCATAAGTGTAAGCAGAATATGAGGCTGCATGGGCTGACATATCTGATAATTATAAATACACgattgaaaatgtttacagtatATGAGTGCATAAATAAGATGATGTTATGGCgaataataaatgcaaattttttacACTGCCTCATTTTCCCATGCTTTCAATCTATGGTACCTTTCAAATTGAGGGCCACCCGTAATCGACACCCTCCATTAGTTTCTGTTGTATGTCAGTAATTGTCAGAACAAGTTTACAGTATCTTGCtaaaggaaaattatttcaagACTTGGAAAACTGTTCCTCAAAATTTTATGACTGAAACTAGAGTCCCTCAAAGCTAAACGCTAAAGTTCCTCGACCATAAACAAGGCATCAACTTATGCTGATGACACAAAGCGTTATATTACCATGTCTCACAAAGTCCCAAGACTGAGTGATGCCTTTGTTAATTGTATTTTAGATATTAAGTCACGGATGACGATGTTTTTTCTTAAGTTCATTGTAGACAAAGCTTAAGTTTTAGGCATTGAAACAGACCCACAgagaataaaactaataaaaaacaggttttaatatatgcaaagcaATTTATGAACTTTGACAGTGTGGCTCATATAAAGGAGACATCACTCTTCCTCTGGTGGCTGTTAGACAATGAGCTTAACTGGAAGTGGtcccaaatcagatttttgcCCAGGGCCTCACACAACTTAGGGTCGCCTCTGACAAGAGttacttaaagtaaaaaaatgcaCTTCACGCCCTCCTTCAACATAGCTTGGAGTTAGTGTCCTGACTCAACcttgtttttaaagcttatAAAGTCAAATTCTTACCTTGACGAAGAGGGAGACCTTGGGCTCGTTGGGGTCAGCCGGGGCCGCGCTGCTGCCATCCAGAGTGACGTTCTCCAGAGTTTTAATGCTGTAGTCCACAGACTCCTTCGTCTTCGGGATGGTGTTGGGATGGGTGTAAGACATCAGCAACCCGTCCATGGCATTATCCTCATCCTGGATGTTGCTTTCAATCGGAGGGTCGTCACAGGGGTCCCCGTGGtgggaggaggacgaggaggatgaggaagaggaggcgtGAGAGGAGGCTGATGAGCGCCGGGAGCTGTCATGCTCCTCTTTGTTCACCCCTTCTGGCTCAGGCGGCAGGTCCATCGTCGCCACAACTTGTTGTTCATCCGTCAGGTCTCCCCGGTCTCCCTCGTCGTCGctggaggacgaggaggaggaggaggaggacgacgaCGATGAGGACTTGCTGTGCTTGTCACCGTCCTTGATCTCCATGTAGTCCGGGGAGCTGCGCTCGCCCCTCTGCGGGGCGTGGACCTGCACCTCGCTGTACAGATGGTTCGTTCCCTCACCTATGTTCTCATACCTGGGCTGTCGGTTGGGGCTGTCGGCTCCGCCATTGTGCTCGACGTGTTCGTAGACGTGATCCATAACGCTCGGATTTTGGTGTTTAGGCGTGGAGGGAAAGTTGTGCAGTGTTCGGAGTCCGCCTGCCTCTCACTGACTAGTGACTGGGCAAACTCCAGCTACAAAGCCATAAAGGACCTTTGATCCGGCGAGTGAATAATGCAATCACTGGGGGCTGTGCCCTCAAGGACATTCAGGTGAAGCAAGTACTTCTGCATAACTGTTACAAAATATATCTGTACCACGATGGGCCATTGTTGATAGAAAAGAATTTAAGACTATATTTCCACCAAAGCACTCAGGAATTTTTTTgatcaatctcagaaattttctgggaCAAAactaggaaatttctgagtttgaaaagtcaaaaattttatgggaaaaactcagaaacttttAGGTTAATCTCAATCTTTTTTAGAACATAcattaaaatttctgagtttaaaaagttgaaaatgttcaacttttgaaactctgaaaattcccaagtcaaaaatgtttgactttgtaaacacagaaatgttgatgattttttaatatatatacatttttgagattattctccaaatttctgagttttctgctgacatttttgacttttcaaactcaaaaattgcacatttttttaatcaaaaagttttagattattctcaaaattattattctgtATTCTCAAAATTTCCAAGTTATTTGGTGAAGATCAGCAATgcttcaaactcagaaatccCCTCGTTTTTTcgttctagaaaatttctgatattaatctcaaaattttttagtttttttctgaaatgttaccACTGATGAAACTGTTACCAAAAGAAATGGGGTTAGGACGTTCAAGAACAACTACAAAACCTCCTATCCATCTAAAACTGACCATGAACTGGACTTGTGACTAAACGCCATCATCTTTACACTGAAGTTAATCTAACATCAATGTGAACTGTGGCAGTGTCGATCAAGAAATAACTCCCTTCAAAATAAGCTTGTCATACAATTAATGATATTATTTGGAAGAGCTTATAAAAACCTTTCTTAATAAAGCCAAATATCTGGATAGACCTAAAATACACTACAGGATTTTCAAATCACAGGTTCTGGGGTAATCTACCGTGAAAAATTGTCACCTGAAAGTGCATCCCTTTGAGGGGCATGTTGGAAGTTGGAAGAAAATTTTGCCGGTCCAGAATAAACCGTCAGTTTGCGCAACacaggcacatggaaacactgaatAGCAGTTTGTTAGGCtgtttgaaaacatgaaaattcaGTCAAATGTATctcaaatatttggaaaaaatgacttggttgatgaatgaaaaactgaaaaaaattttcCCTAGAAACACTGAAAAGTAGTTATcgagttaaaatattttgaagggGATTGGAACCTATATCGTATCACAATAAACAATGTGGACTcaccaaaaagcaaaacaaaacatgcagacaAAGGTTCAAGTTTTTATGagccattttattttcagaagacTCTTAACTGCATCAACATGGCAAAGATAGAATCTGTCACTCATATTAAATATTCACTGTATCCAAATCCAAGGCGATAAtaataaactctttttttttttcccccagcaagTACAAATTAATCATTTTGAAATATAATACTGCTGATcttgaataattttgaaatataataCTTCACTTCCATATCAGTGGGTCTGGGAAAGTTATTAGACAATAcgtttgtttattaaaacactgaaaggATGAGAAAGTAGGTAGTTCCCatataaatgcttttaatttatgaatttaaattttgtaaaaagtatatctatatttatatcACAGTGATGTCTGTTGTTTTTGGGCACGGTTAAGCCATTCAAAAAGCAAACGGAGAAAATTAAACCAatctttttgtttatatatatctATAAGGTGCAGCAAAAATATACACACAACTGATTTGGATTCAAGTCTTCTAATCTTTTCTGTAACTATGCAAATTAAAAAGATCTCAAGCAAgagatctaaaataaaaaaattttagtttttatttttgttatttgaaaTGGCTACTATGAACTAGAAGTGCAAATTAGAGGCTACATGTCCTAAGAAGCATCCAACAACTTGTTTCAAACCTGTAGTGCAAATCAGGGGATCATGTCTTGCGAGTCATTCCGAAAAATTCTTCTCAACCAAATTGACAATAAACCCTAGAATTCCTAAGACACAGTACAGACAGCTTGCAATTGCACTTCACATTTCACCGACAATATGGCCATGGTTACAACACTAAATTACGACAAGTAGCGAAATACACAGTCAtctatgaaagaaaaagaatgccCTCCCGAGACAGTCAACAATTAAAGCCCCCTTCACACCGGACTGTGTGGGCCATGTAAGACCTTCTGCTGTGAATGCCTTCATGAGTGGATCCGATACTGTCAGATAAGGCGCGCACACCTCCAAATTGCGCATATGGGCAATTTGCAAGAAGGTTGCAAAATTATTCGGGCTGCAgtttaaatgcaaaactttgtaaaagtaGAGATACCTTCTGTCATTAGTGATAGCATTTTTGATAGGATGGTCAAAAACGCAGTAGTGAAAGCAGATGTACTCCATCATATAAGAGCATAGTAGAGACATGTCACTCTAAAATTAGGTTTTCCAAAGGTAAATTTGTTGTAAACTACCAACTGCGATAGGAATCCAGGAGACTAGGGCGGCCTTGATCTGGTGTGAAGAGGGCATAACAGACCAGAAGACAAAATGAACCCTCGAGAGAGGTGTACTCTGTTTAGCTTAAAGGCAAATGGTAGCTGACTATGAAAGAGCAAGATAGTGTGACGAGAATGCCCTACACATGAAGTAGCTTGACGCACTGAGTGAATTTTCCAGGTAACATTCAAAATGAACAGTGACCATGACCAGTCTCCTGAAGCtacagcagttttttttttttttaaatactttagcAGAATCACAGCATTTCCAGTATAAAGTAACATCTTCTCCGGTGCTCAAACCACAAGCAGAACAAGTGGTGGAAAATTCTAAGTAGACTTTGGTCCTCCTTTAGTTCGTGACATACAAATCTGATTTGCATagatttgaaaatgtcaaatcaaAACTGCCTGCTGCCTAAGAATAGCTCAAAATTAGCATGTTGAACAGCTATTTTTAATCTCCGACACGTTTCCACCTCTTTCTGCTAGTAGGAAAGTAGACGAGAGACGGCAGAAATTCTCCACACACTTCATTGGTGGactttttcagtgtaaaaactATGAACGCTTAAAAGGCAGATTGTCTGAAGGCATACCCAGTTATCTGATTTCCACACCTGTTGCTTTCAGCATCTCTTGTCATGACTAGCTCTTTGCTCCATGTTGGACATAGGATCATAAAAGCTGGTTCCAAACAGTGGACTCTCATGCAGACCCCAAACAATTTAATCTAGAATAGGAGCTAAGAaagaagtcaaatttatttttaaaaatagcgTAATTTGTTTAGATCCTAACAGCCAAATGCTTTCCATATTTGCCACTGTATCTACTTATGCATATAGGTATAATGTGGATCATAGATCATGTTCATGTTGGATAACATTTATTCTCCTTATATATACTACTAGCCTTTACAGGACTTTTCACCTTCAGTGGCATTAAGATAGCACAATCTCACTAAAGTACAACTTAAAATTTGAATGTAATTTGACCTAATGACCAGTCAAGAGTaaagattttaatattaaaagttCAGTACAAATCAAATCTAACCAAAGCACACAGCTCCAGTAGAGCTCCCCGTAGAGTTTATAAATCTTCTGGTAGGACAAAAAATCGAACATTTTCCATGCAGACTTGTGTGCTCTGACTGTAGACATGAGCAAATTTGGGACATTTAATGACTTACAAAGATCAGCACTCATCTAACATCATTGAAGGGaatgttttttgtctgtttttttgtcattgaaaTTTTGtccaactaaaaaaaatgttttataaatttctgatttttttgaaGGTATTCTGAGAGAATAAATGCTACTGTAAtacaaaattactttaaaaaaaagttcacacatttttaccaaGTATGCCAATAAGTGTGAGCAAAGACCTCGCCAATGCAAAAGCaggtatttttacttttgctaatttttctttgatttagtcaaatgtttgtttttgaataacCTAAATCCTTATTCTTGtcacagaaaaataactttttttctacAAGGATAGATGTCCAAGCAAACATAAATTGACTTTGACTATCAACTATAAAACGCCTTTGGTAGATTATCAGTCTGAGCATACTGATGCCTCTGCATTATCCCAAGTCATAGTTTTTGCCACCAAAAGTTCCAACTTCTCAGAACCACAGATAAAAAATCCACTCTTAGTCCTAAATCTCTATGCGGAAAGTGACATTGAAGTTGTTACATGATCTCAAGTTAAATTCACATCAAAGCATggttacattattattattatttttttattttttcaattaaaccTGCACCAGAAGCAAACCCTATAAATGTTTCGCTTGCACAACCACATCTGTTGGCGTTAGGGAAACATTtagagcagtgtttcccaaccctggtcctcaaggcacactgtcctacatgttttagaggtttccctgctttaatgtgcctgattaaactgattgcagttcaaaaaacacctgttaatcagtcatcaattgaaatcagctggactgaagcaaggaaatacctaaaacatgcagggcagtgtgtcttgaggaccagggttgggaaacactgatttaGAGAACGCTTCTGGGCCGAGCAGGGAACCTCGGGGAGCGACCGCCCCTCTTCTTTTCCGTCTCCAATCCTTTCAGACTTCCTCAGCTACAGGTGCAAGTCCTCTTGCAATAAGGGCTGCGACATCTCCCAACTTCTGTGTTTGAGCACAGGCCGCTGTTTTAGCGTCACCAATATGACGTAGACCACTAGGAATGCGAGGACCATCACCACGCCGATGAACGAACCCACAACCGGGGCGTACGAGTACCTGCTGACCTTAGGAGGAGGGGTGGAGTGGGCCGAAGCGGGCGCTGACGTAGTCGGCTCCGAAGACAGCAGGTCCCTGACGTTTAGAAGCGAGCCGTTGTTTGGCAGAGGCTGGATGGCCAGGATGTGGCACATGAGAGGGTAAAGGTCAACAGATCGCATGGAGGCCTTGATATAGTTCTGGCGAAAGGCCGGACCCCGGGCCACAAACACCGGCTGCATGTCGCGTAAGGTGTTGTTGTAGCCGTGGTTTCCCACTGAGGAGGAAAAGGACAACAAGTAGGTGTGAAAGTTATAAGTTACTTCTGTTCATCtacatatttcctttttttcccatatGTTAAGACCCATCAGGTAACAATAGATTCCAAGTTAGGCAGAACTATTAATGTGTAAAAGTTATCTATGTTCCAAATTAGgtgaagcatttatttttataagtttttaGGGGTTTAACATAAGTGGACAagtgaaaatgtccaaaaataacacattattattttttaaggcttttaaaaacagagacTGAAATCTTGAAcccattgtaaaaaaataaaaataaaaaaaaataacaagccCTGCTTATGGTACcaatttggaaacattttgttattCTCTGTTCTGGTGGAGATCAGATGACTGACTGcaaaaaaatgcactttttttagttttagtttggTTTGTGAACCTTTAGTTTCTGGAACAAAGTAATCTTAATTTATACTAAATTATataacatatttactttttatgacCTTTTACTAAAATTTTGCTTCAATAATTCTGAACTACTCCTTTAACACAGCTCAACCAAATCTATAAAGCAGACTTTAAGTCGGTAATGGAGCTAAATTTAAGACCCTGCTGATGAGAACGACGCCTACAAATGTGCAGTAATTCCTTATCCATGACTTTAATTTTAATGCCAATACTCTGTCCATTAATACATGATACACTGAAAGCACTGCTAGGCTGTACAGATGTTGTTTTATCCTCTAAAGAAAGAGACAGCATGTTCTCCTGTTATGCGCAGCTTCCACATGGACATTTCACTGATTAACAGGTTTTCAGCTATGGCGGAGACAGGCAGTGTAATTAGCTAGTGTGGTACTGCGTCTGAGACGCATGTTCTGACATTTCTAATCTGAACAAAAGGagcttttatctttttattgaATTAGGAAAAGCGCTGGAAGGCACAGCGATAAAACTCACAGAACTCCAACCCCCACCGCCCTATTCTTTCCGGTCCCATGAGAAAACGAATCTGGCCCCTCTTTGTTAATTACATTCGGTATAACTTGTGCTAGCTTCTGGATCGGGGACAGAAATACATCACCTGTGAAGCTATAATTAGAGCAGGCAAATTGCTGGTGTTTAAagctatatttaaaaaaaaaaaagaaagaaaaaaataatttgcagaATAACCAGAATAACCTGGCAGGATTTTCAGACGTACGCATGAAGAGCCCGGTCCTGTTCTGCATGATGGTCCAGCCCTCCTTGGCCTCCAGGAGGATGGGCATGATCCGGACGTTGTGCTGATAATGGAAGTGTTCGGGAATGTCGTCCTTCCTGTACGCCACCATGTTGGGGTTGGCGTCCGCCAGCATTGCGTACACCTCGTCAAGCTTCCCTACGAGGCAGACCACAGGCAAAGGGCCGAGTTTTATTTCTGACGCAACCCACAACCGGAGCGTACGAGTACCTGCTGACCTTAGGAGGTGAGCCACCACTCCACCCCTCAGCATTACATCTAACGTGTCAGCATGCCATGAATGCTGACACGTTAGCATTTGTGACAGTacagtgaaaaaatattaaatatgcagATATGTTTATGACTTTTTCATTAATGCTCATAACTAGTATTTTATATGATATAGACACTAAGGAAATGGGTCAGGAACTATAAGCATCTTTGCACTCCTGCTGATAAAAAACTAATCGGTTTTATTGTCTCATGGTCTGAGTCATTCTGTTAACCTTTTCCTAGAAAACAAATGTAGCACTCAGCTTTTGTCCAATTTCCAAGCATtagtttgtatgttttttaaacGTTGACCTGCCACTATTTAAGTTAGCCAATTCTGATTTCtccttaaaacaagaaaagataCAAGATTTATATTCAACATATTCTTGTAGCCTTTCTACTGTGAGCAGACATCCATCTGGTCATGCTTTTCGACTGTGGAATTACCTGAAGAAACCCCAAGAATGCACGGGAAGAACATAAAGAAACACTCCAAGGTCGGGATTCAAACCCAgcaactttgtgttgcaaggcaacagtgttaCTAATTGCACAATCCAGCATTAATGAAGAAATGAGTGTTTTATACTGGGAGAAAAGACAATGTGATATAGCTGGTGTGAGACTGGGAGAAAAGTAGCACACATTCTTCAAAGCCTTATGTTAGCGATTAGAAGAGTTAGCATTACTAACAGCTATTTCTCACACTGAAAGCTCAAAAGGATCAAATTAAGCTATGTAGCTGTATTATTATTcaaccttcctgttatctgctgcaAGTATTGCTCTCTCTCAATTTAAATGAACCTGAAACATGTCTCTACACGCCATGCATGATGCATTTTCTGTTTCCAAAACTTCTTAAAGGCCTGATTCCTTCCTCTTTAGACACCTCTCTGATGCTGAGAATGACTACCTTTGAGTCCCTAACCACTGAAAATTGCAATGGTTCAAGAGACGTAGACGTCTTTATTTCCAGACAAAACGTAGTCCATgccatttcaaaataataaattaaacaaatcaagTGAAAACGACACACATATCCATCACAAAACAGTTATTACAATATTTGAAAAAGATTGGGGTGGGGTTGgtcaataaatcaatcatttATATTGTGATGAGATACGTGACCAATGTCAATAATGCATCTGATAGAAcgttcaataatttcactgagttacaatccagaaccacacagtatgctgggggatgtaggcagagagAAGTTTTTAATGGCTCAACCTCTCACGGCTAGCTAAgttcactcactctttggtcaCCTAGCAATAACTTGTGGAgtagcagcagtttaaggtttcgccACTTTGTCTCATAACTGCGTcggaataaaaaaacaacctggaGTGAAAACTGATAAAGCAGGAAAGGTCACACAACCAgcttggcagtatttcagatatttaaaagaaaaaactaataattatcgatatcaactgatatgaaacgcttgTATCATAATACACCCATCCAGAAGGTATATTTAAAGTTGATATATGTTGTTAGTAATGCTAACAGGCAGAGTTTTTACAATTAAGTTGTTTGACACGTTGGTCATGGGACCAGGTAGCTATTTGTGATGGTGCTTTCACTGATTGGAAGAAGAACAGATTTTGAACTTTCTAACCAGAAGAAGGCTAAAAAGAATGCCCAGCTCCAGTCACCAGATGATTATTTCATGCACCATTTAATGTATCGTTACCTTCTTTGGGGAGGATTCCCACCACTGGACTCTTATCCACCCAGGTGTACAAATCTCTGTCCACATACTGGTCCAGTTCTATGATCTTCTCGGGGGAAAGCTGGGTCATCCCGTGGTCACTGGTCACAACGAGGTTCACTTTCTCATACAGCCCGGCCTtcttcagctcatccaggaggAATCCGAGCTTCTCATCGATCCCGGCGATGATTGAGTCCATGAGCGGGCTCTGAGGTCCCAGGTTGTGGCCACTCTCGTCCGGCTCCTCCCAGTACAGAATTCCAAAATCCACGGCTTCCCCCTCAGGCGCGGAGAACCACTCGATAATCCGCCGCACCCTAGCTTCAAAGGAAACCGAGGCGTTGTACGGGAGGTACCGAGTGGGGAACACGCCGTGAATCAGTACGTCAGATCCGGGCCACATGGCCGCTCCACTCCGCCCTCCGTCCTTCTGAACCGTCACCCAGAGAGGCACGGCCTGCTCCCACCACCTTGAGTCATAAACGCTGTCTGTCTCCATGGAGAAGGACAGGTTCAGAGCCGGGTCGTACATCTCGTTGGCCACGACGCCGTGCGTCTCAGCGTACAACCCCGTCACCATGCTGTAGTGGTTCGGGTAGGTTTTGGTGATGTAAATGTTCTCCACAAACTCGACCTTCACGCCCTCGTCCATGATGCTGCGGAAGTTGGGAGTCGGGACGCGGTAGATGTAATCCCAGCGGAAGCCATCGAAGGACACGAGGAGTAGTTTGGGTCGTTCCTTGTTGCCGTGCTCCTGATGTTGATGGCGGTTCAGGGTTAGAGGAGAAACCAAGGGGAGAACCACGGCGAAGAGGTAGAAAGGAAGTCTGCAGCCTCCTGATGTCAAGTAGCTCAGCATAGTGTGGCTTGTAATGACACAacctgcaaaacacaaacactaaaCCTGCTCAAGCAAACATTTATCTGGAAGGATTATGCATACAACATGTAAAATGACTAGAGGTGcaccaataaataaattggctcagtttttcttaatttttgggAAATCAGTCATTGGCCGAtgtttacatgtgaagctgatatTAACTACCTcggcaaaggtctgaaaatcaaccactgtcctcttttgctctgctgtaagagaggtttgactgacagacccgGCCCATCAGgttatgtctgcatgtttgcaatTAACAATAGCAATTAACACTGTTAAGAACTTCGTgatatttcagacaaaatcaGTATCGGACAAAATCCGAATCGGCAGGTCAGACTTTTCAAAGATTGGTAATCTGTGATTGGCCAggaaactgcaatcagtgcacccctaaaaattacaataaaagtgaaaatccACCCAAACAGTCAGCTAAGTTCAGATCTGTATAGTATGCCACTTCattagcttaaaaaaacactATGGGTAAAAATAGACTGTTGTTTTCTTATAACGTGATTATTAAAATGACAGACAATGTttgagttctcataaaattgctacattttcttaaaatatgcCTGTagtcttgtaatattatgactttttgtaattaaaaaaagaacaaaatcttcGCCTGACCCTTATATTTTGTCGTAGCATTGACCTAAAATCAATCTCCAAATAAATAAAGGCTGTAAAACATTCTtatcaaacaagatggcggcccGTGGCATGCTGACATCACTACAAACTACGGAAGCCCAAGGAGTGCATTGGTGAAAAATTCCCAATTTTCcaaaaatcaaatattcaaaaagcaataattcaattaataaatacaattaatttaGCGCCCACTCCTAACTCTTAAAAATACATGCATGTAAGTTGAAAAATGTAGACGTCGGTGACATGAATGTTTAAActgaaatctctttttttttagccccTAAATTTTAAGTTCAGTCcttttttaagttatgttttgaCACATTATCTCTTTTGAAAGCCATTCTTCTCATAATATCCACAAAGGATGATTCAGTCGGAGAGCACTGAGATATTTTTAGCTGTCtttaaaacaccacaaacacctCTACCCATTTTATTATGTCTTTGAACCTGAAATGTACACATGCTTTGAAAATGGTGGACATTTTAACACCGAAGCAGTAAATGCATTCTGCTCAACTAGCATAGTAGCATAGCTGGCTCTGTGATGGAACTGGTTCATTCCTGTAATGTTGGATGATACTGTGTAAATACAAACGAGGGACGTAGACTTTTAGGAAAAAGATGCAACTCTGATATTATTGTTAATTATTGACATCATGATAATAATAGCCAGATAGATTCATGTCTGCTCAACATAGCGGTCAGcaaaaatatgcaatattttaaacatgtggTCTGGATGGGCTCAGTTGAAACAatgagagcagcagctgctctctgaGTGCTGCTAAAAAAGGAAGTGATGCACCAACAGCGTTCGATTATATGCCAACCTTTTTGATATGCGCCAGCGGTTTATATTTCAGAAGGAGCCAACAGTTAGAAGATCTATGTATTTTAATCTCCACATAAAAAAAGGCTGACTGCAAAGCTCATTAACAATCTCCCTCCAACCCACATAGATATCCCAAGATGTGCTTCAGAAAACAGTGGGACACTAAAAATAGCTCACAACTACTGAGTATGTATGTAATGAAATTCACTTCCCTCTCTATAGAAATGCGTAATAACCACTTCTTAATAAGCCTGTTCTTTATATACAGAGCACAAACTCTGTAACATTGCAACTACAAaactcaatgtattttattttgattttaccTAGAACTGTTGCTTTGCAGCGAGAAGTTCCTGAGTTCGGATCCCGGACTCAGGGACTTTTTGCACGCACTTTGCTCAACTGAGATCAAAATCGAACTGTTACTAATGGAAAAGTTGAGGCCTTCCACCAGAACAATGACCCTAAACATTCAGCCAGAGTCACGACGGAATGTCCCATGTCAAAGCATATTAATGTCTTAAAacggctcagtcaaagtccagaccaaaatCCAAATGAGGATGATGGGAACCTATGAAACTGACCATTCACAGATGCTCCCTGCCcaacaaaaatattagaatttGTGGTTGCATTGTGACAAAAAAACGCAAGGACGTTCAAGAGTTAcaaatgcttttgcaaggcattgaaTTGATGCACCTgaagttaatattttaatattctgaGCTGTGCCCTCCTCTGTTGTATTCCACTgcttcaaaatgaaaagaaaagcattttactTTAGGAATtgacatgtttttcaaattatttaccAAACTTGTGTGTAACTGGTGTGTaattgttgctaaaaaaaaacatagttgtTGATGTAAATTCATATGCCCAGATTGACcttaaagcagcagcaggttggCATATAAACGCATCAGCAGAAATGGTGtcatttggaaatatttccctTTTAATTACCCTGCACAGACAGTTAATGAGGCGGGATTTAGACTGTAAAGTTTTGATACATTTCTGCAGCAGAGCTAACCTCTCTGAAGCTCTGCTGGTTATTGAAAACAATAGCCAGGTAAATGCAAGCAAAGCCCAGAGTGCGTTAATATAGCATCGGAAGGCGGTAGGTCGGACAGAAAGTAAACACATT is drawn from Xiphophorus hellerii strain 12219 chromosome 15, Xiphophorus_hellerii-4.1, whole genome shotgun sequence and contains these coding sequences:
- the enpp5 gene encoding ectonucleotide pyrophosphatase/phosphodiesterase family member 5 isoform X1, with the protein product MLSYLTSGGCRLPFYLFAVVLPLVSPLTLNRHQHQEHGNKERPKLLLVSFDGFRWDYIYRVPTPNFRSIMDEGVKVEFVENIYITKTYPNHYSMVTGLYAETHGVVANEMYDPALNLSFSMETDSVYDSRWWEQAVPLWVTVQKDGGRSGAAMWPGSDVLIHGVFPTRYLPYNASVSFEARVRRIIEWFSAPEGEAVDFGILYWEEPDESGHNLGPQSPLMDSIIAGIDEKLGFLLDELKKAGLYEKVNLVVTSDHGMTQLSPEKIIELDQYVDRDLYTWVDKSPVVGILPKEGKLDEVYAMLADANPNMVAYRKDDIPEHFHYQHNVRIMPILLEAKEGWTIMQNRTGLFMLGNHGYNNTLRDMQPVFVARGPAFRQNYIKASMRSVDLYPLMCHILAIQPLPNNGSLLNVRDLLSSEPTTSAPASAHSTPPPKVSRYSYAPVVGSFIGVVMVLAFLVVYVILVTLKQRPVLKHRSWEMSQPLLQEDLHL
- the enpp5 gene encoding ectonucleotide pyrophosphatase/phosphodiesterase family member 5 isoform X2 — encoded protein: MLSYLTSGGCRLPFYLFAVVLPLVSPLTLNRHQHQEHGNKERPKLLLVSFDGFRWDYIYRVPTPNFRSIMDEGVKVEFVENIYITKTYPNHYSMVTGLYAETHGVVANEMYDPALNLSFSMETDSVYDSRWWEQAVPLWVTVQKDGGRSGAAMWPGSDVLIHGVFPTRYLPYNASVSFEARVRRIIEWFSAPEGEAVDFGILYWEEPDESGHNLGPQSPLMDSIIAGIDEKLGFLLDELKKAGLYEKVNLVVTSDHGMTQLSPEKIIELDQYVDRDLYTWVDKSPVVGILPKEGKLDEVYAMLADANPNMVAYRKDDIPEHFHYQHNVRIMPILLEAKEGWTIMQNRTGLFMRTSENPASGKPRLQQHLTRHAAGVCGPGSGLSPELYQGLHAIC